A region from the Halobacillus mangrovi genome encodes:
- a CDS encoding MMPL family transporter has protein sequence MRKLSSLIVHSYKWFLALWIVIAVTLGYFAVQLPSLLEGDGFKTDGEFEEIKDELNETFDFPESTILILFKNRDEHTISTTLDKIEELDAASNIESPLDNKSMMKDDIAYAALHFDDESLDMGNVIKDMEEITKDQNNVILTGAPVISEDINKASQDDLKRAELIGLPVALLILLAAFGTVVASLLPLIMGGITILFGFGILALIGQEMQLSIFILNISPMIGLALSIDFALLFINRYREEIQKHDKAQALMTTIQTAGRSILFSAVCVFIGLAAMSVIEVDIFRNIAIGGTVVIVGAVFATLTLLPAILYLLGPNLNKWRVIPTDKDTTPRWRTFAQGVMKHPVIIAFLSLIILLIGVLPVSGMQVSIPTINSLPESYDSRAAYETIEDTFMEDQESTAYVIAERKGGWLDKEGLEQMKDLQDELTEPKIVDSVNTLFTASDIDSVEKLNASLEQSQARKQLDPVIEQFISDDKLMIPVNLTVPANSQEAQSLMTDWSTGEWGVAMKFGGQPKFNQEIYTEILDKIGYTLAIILISTFIILMIAFRSLFIPLKAILMNVIGLTSTFGILVWLFQGGHFGLNEADIALILPVIVFSLVFGLSMDYEVFLISRIHEFYLQNGNNTESTIQGLANTSKIITSAALIMIVITGAFAFTGVVPVKQIGIGIAIAIFIDATIIRLLLVPSLMKLLGDWNWWLPFRKKNRVQERTTEEH, from the coding sequence ATGCGGAAACTTTCATCCCTTATCGTCCATTCCTATAAATGGTTCCTTGCCTTGTGGATCGTTATTGCTGTGACCCTCGGATATTTTGCCGTCCAGCTCCCATCCCTATTAGAAGGGGATGGTTTCAAAACAGACGGAGAATTTGAAGAAATAAAAGATGAGTTGAATGAAACTTTTGATTTCCCAGAGTCCACCATCCTCATACTGTTTAAAAATCGAGATGAACATACTATTTCAACAACACTTGATAAAATTGAGGAATTAGACGCAGCGTCAAACATAGAATCTCCTCTGGATAACAAGTCGATGATGAAAGACGACATCGCTTATGCTGCCCTTCACTTTGATGATGAATCCCTGGACATGGGGAATGTCATCAAAGATATGGAGGAGATTACAAAGGATCAGAACAACGTCATCCTTACAGGAGCTCCTGTCATTTCTGAAGACATCAATAAAGCTAGTCAAGACGATTTGAAGCGCGCAGAGCTTATCGGGCTGCCTGTCGCTTTACTAATCCTGCTGGCGGCATTTGGTACCGTTGTTGCCTCACTTCTACCGCTAATCATGGGAGGCATCACGATCCTATTTGGCTTCGGTATTTTAGCCCTGATCGGACAAGAAATGCAGCTTTCTATATTCATTTTGAATATTTCACCTATGATTGGACTCGCTTTAAGCATAGACTTTGCCCTTTTATTCATAAATAGATACAGAGAAGAGATACAAAAGCACGATAAAGCCCAGGCTTTAATGACAACCATTCAAACAGCTGGACGCTCGATCCTTTTTTCAGCGGTATGCGTATTTATTGGTCTTGCAGCTATGAGTGTAATTGAAGTAGACATTTTTCGAAATATTGCTATCGGGGGGACGGTTGTCATTGTAGGGGCAGTATTTGCCACACTCACTCTCTTACCTGCAATCCTGTACTTGTTAGGTCCTAATCTGAACAAGTGGCGGGTAATCCCGACGGATAAAGATACGACGCCAAGGTGGCGTACGTTTGCTCAAGGGGTAATGAAGCATCCGGTAATTATTGCTTTTCTTTCCTTGATTATTTTGTTAATCGGTGTCCTTCCAGTAAGCGGGATGCAAGTATCAATCCCAACGATCAACTCACTGCCTGAGAGCTATGATTCAAGAGCTGCTTACGAAACGATTGAGGACACCTTTATGGAAGATCAAGAAAGCACTGCTTACGTTATCGCGGAGCGGAAAGGTGGTTGGCTTGATAAAGAAGGATTAGAGCAGATGAAAGATTTACAGGATGAGCTTACCGAACCAAAAATTGTAGATTCAGTTAATACCCTCTTTACAGCAAGTGATATTGACTCAGTCGAAAAATTAAACGCTTCCCTGGAACAGTCTCAAGCACGCAAGCAGCTTGATCCAGTTATTGAACAGTTCATCTCAGATGATAAGTTGATGATCCCTGTAAACCTTACCGTCCCAGCCAATTCACAGGAAGCGCAATCCTTAATGACGGATTGGTCAACAGGAGAATGGGGGGTTGCTATGAAGTTTGGGGGACAGCCGAAGTTCAACCAAGAAATATATACGGAAATCTTGGATAAAATCGGTTATACTCTGGCGATCATACTCATATCTACGTTCATTATTCTCATGATTGCGTTCCGTTCCCTCTTTATTCCTTTGAAAGCAATCCTAATGAATGTCATCGGATTAACTTCAACTTTCGGGATACTCGTCTGGCTTTTCCAAGGTGGTCACTTCGGTTTAAATGAAGCTGATATTGCGTTAATCCTACCTGTCATTGTATTCAGTCTTGTTTTCGGTTTAAGCATGGACTATGAAGTCTTCCTGATATCAAGAATTCACGAATTCTACTTACAAAACGGTAACAATACGGAATCCACGATTCAGGGCTTAGCTAATACAAGTAAAATCATTACATCTGCTGCTCTCATCATGATAGTCATCACGGGCGCATTTGCTTTTACAGGCGTGGTGCCCGTCAAACAAATTGGAATTGGTATTGCCATTGCTATTTTTATTGATGCGACCATCATCCGCTTGTTATTAGTGCCAAGCTTAATGAAATTATTAGGCGATTGGAACTGGTGGCTTCCGTTCAGGAAGAAAAACCGAGTACAAGAACGAACAACAGAAGAACATTAA
- a CDS encoding sodium:calcium antiporter codes for MSSWLVFTLFFLSGISTFFIASRLSIFGDAVKEKSRVSSAFMGAIIGIAISLPELTSSVTAIIIDSPDLAVGNLVGSNLFNIMGLAIFDIVYRRYQIMTHATIESKLYGWLVILMTLIVILGLSLTLPTHVFHISYTSIAIILIYFIGSKYINDRTEYKGRKVKRQNDRYEEYTYKQVLIRFIGSAVAIMVIGSVLTLTADRISTITGIGASFIGSFLVAISTSLPDAVSVGTALKIRNFNLGISSLLGSNAFNLMILAITDVMYFRGNLLENAGPANLITGSVSIVFILLIILSITRKKATSWSYLLPSLLIIVSYFVTTYLVFQIK; via the coding sequence ATGAGCAGTTGGTTAGTTTTTACATTATTTTTCTTATCTGGAATAAGCACATTTTTTATTGCCTCAAGATTATCGATTTTTGGGGATGCAGTAAAGGAGAAAAGTCGAGTCTCTTCTGCGTTTATGGGGGCGATCATTGGTATCGCTATCTCTTTACCTGAACTTACTTCGAGCGTGACCGCTATAATTATAGATAGTCCGGATTTAGCCGTAGGTAATTTAGTAGGCAGTAACTTATTTAATATCATGGGGCTGGCCATTTTTGATATCGTTTATCGCAGGTACCAGATTATGACCCACGCCACGATAGAAAGTAAACTATATGGATGGCTAGTCATTCTAATGACGTTAATCGTCATTTTAGGGCTGAGCTTAACTCTGCCTACCCATGTCTTCCATATTAGCTATACGTCCATAGCAATTATTTTGATTTATTTTATTGGCTCAAAATATATTAATGATCGAACAGAGTATAAAGGGCGCAAAGTGAAAAGGCAAAACGACAGATACGAGGAATATACCTACAAACAGGTTCTTATAAGATTTATCGGCTCTGCGGTTGCAATTATGGTAATAGGAAGTGTGTTGACCCTGACCGCTGATCGAATTTCTACGATTACAGGAATTGGTGCATCTTTTATCGGTTCATTCCTTGTGGCTATCAGTACATCTTTGCCTGATGCAGTGAGTGTAGGCACAGCATTGAAGATAAGAAACTTTAATTTAGGAATTAGTTCCTTATTAGGAAGTAACGCGTTTAATCTTATGATATTAGCGATTACAGACGTGATGTACTTCAGAGGTAACTTATTAGAAAATGCCGGTCCAGCGAACTTAATCACGGGTTCTGTATCTATCGTGTTCATTCTGCTTATCATTTTAAGTATCACAAGAAAAAAGGCCACGTCGTGGAGTTATTTGCTGCCATCCTTGCTGATTATCGTAAGCTATTTCGTAACGACGTACCTCGTCTTTCAAATAAAATAA
- a CDS encoding phytoene desaturase family protein — protein MKQKTAIVVGAGLGGMSAAIRLTADGYDVKLIEKNSNLGGKLNRREGKGFTFDTGPSILTMPWVLEQLFESVHRRLEDYITVERVEPQWRTFFEDGTQLDVTSDLPTMLEEMAKVTERPNRKLTDFLSYSQDMYELCMKSFYKYSIEDLKDLKSHHKLKELLQMDPMSTVAKSTHKHFDNKYLEQLFNFFVMYVGSNPYSSPAILNQLVYVQLGLGIHYVKGGMYQIAEAMGRLMDELRVDVQLNTPVKQFVVEEDSVIGVETEDGTIHEADVVVSNLEAIPAYRRLAPNTSKVKKETKSLEKKFDPTVSGLVLLLGTDKKFENLKHHNFFFSEDPEKEFKQIFDQGKPADDPTIYIGISARSDETQAPAGKDNLFVLTHVPPLSNKKRKPIDWDQYRETVLNKLERMGMTGLRDSIEFEYRFTPEDLESLYGPNGGSIYGIAADKKTNGGFKVPSKSQIYNGLYFVGGSTHPGGGVPMVTLSGQLTADLIKEQEVKEPVNQ, from the coding sequence TTGAAACAAAAGACAGCGATTGTTGTTGGTGCTGGTTTAGGTGGAATGTCTGCAGCGATCCGTCTGACGGCGGATGGTTATGATGTCAAACTGATTGAGAAGAACAGTAATTTAGGTGGCAAGCTTAATAGAAGAGAAGGAAAAGGCTTTACCTTTGATACGGGACCATCTATTTTAACAATGCCATGGGTGTTGGAGCAGTTGTTTGAAAGTGTTCATCGTCGTCTCGAAGACTACATAACAGTCGAACGAGTAGAACCTCAATGGCGTACCTTTTTTGAAGACGGCACACAGCTTGATGTCACAAGTGATCTTCCAACAATGCTAGAGGAAATGGCGAAGGTGACAGAGAGACCGAACCGTAAGCTTACGGATTTTCTGTCATACAGTCAGGACATGTACGAGCTGTGTATGAAGAGTTTCTATAAATACAGTATTGAAGACTTAAAAGATTTGAAGAGCCATCATAAATTGAAAGAACTCCTGCAGATGGATCCAATGAGTACAGTAGCCAAATCCACCCATAAACATTTTGACAATAAGTACTTGGAGCAGCTATTCAACTTCTTTGTCATGTATGTAGGCTCAAATCCGTATTCCTCCCCGGCCATCCTCAATCAATTGGTCTATGTCCAGCTCGGTTTAGGTATTCATTATGTCAAGGGCGGCATGTATCAGATCGCTGAAGCTATGGGACGTTTAATGGATGAACTGAGGGTCGATGTTCAGCTCAATACTCCTGTGAAGCAATTTGTAGTTGAAGAAGATTCAGTTATCGGTGTCGAAACAGAGGATGGAACGATTCATGAGGCAGATGTGGTTGTATCTAATTTGGAGGCTATTCCTGCTTATCGAAGGCTTGCACCGAATACATCCAAAGTGAAGAAAGAAACGAAGAGCTTAGAGAAAAAATTCGATCCAACGGTATCAGGTTTAGTTTTACTGCTCGGAACAGATAAGAAATTTGAAAATCTTAAGCATCATAATTTCTTTTTCTCTGAAGATCCAGAAAAAGAATTTAAGCAAATCTTTGACCAAGGAAAGCCAGCAGATGATCCCACGATCTACATTGGAATCTCGGCGCGTTCAGACGAAACACAGGCTCCGGCTGGTAAGGATAATTTATTTGTTCTTACGCACGTTCCGCCTCTTTCTAACAAAAAACGTAAACCGATTGACTGGGATCAGTATCGGGAAACTGTGCTGAATAAACTTGAAAGAATGGGCATGACTGGATTGAGAGATTCCATTGAATTCGAATATCGATTCACGCCTGAAGACCTGGAATCGCTATACGGACCTAACGGCGGTTCGATTTACGGTATTGCAGCTGATAAGAAAACCAACGGCGGTTTCAAAGTCCCTTCCAAGAGTCAAATTTATAATGGCTTGTATTTTGTAGGTGGATCCACTCACCCGGGTGGAGGCGTTCCTATGGTCACATTATCCGGCCAGTTGACCGCTGATCTGATAAAAGAGCAAGAAGTAAAAGAGCCTGTGAATCAATAG
- a CDS encoding GntR family transcriptional regulator, protein MSEKQRKLPLYIQIKNKMITNIKEGVWGPGSSIPSESQLMEQFNVSRTTIRQSIRELSQNGVLETRRGAPTKVRLVPDEQMANPGVIHHERGSQLSVKTVNERKSKEFYSAKAKLNVDDHEEVFMAERLRLADDIPIGYQQIFLPLDVAEKVHDHIEDVFDLFPKLGQKNIHYTNIKEGISASSATQREADLLGIATGEPLITISRTTLGGESVPIEYSQTKYLPSYFDYRVEIGN, encoded by the coding sequence ATGTCAGAAAAGCAAAGAAAACTGCCATTGTATATCCAAATTAAAAATAAAATGATTACCAATATAAAGGAGGGGGTGTGGGGGCCGGGGTCTTCCATTCCTTCAGAAAGTCAGCTGATGGAGCAATTTAATGTGAGCCGCACAACGATTAGGCAATCGATTCGTGAACTTTCCCAAAACGGAGTGCTAGAAACAAGACGGGGGGCTCCAACTAAAGTTCGTCTTGTCCCAGACGAACAAATGGCTAACCCTGGCGTTATCCACCATGAAAGAGGGTCACAATTATCTGTGAAAACCGTTAACGAAAGAAAGAGTAAAGAATTCTACTCTGCTAAAGCTAAATTGAATGTGGATGATCATGAGGAAGTGTTTATGGCAGAAAGGCTTAGACTTGCAGATGATATTCCAATTGGATACCAGCAGATATTTTTGCCATTGGATGTAGCCGAAAAAGTTCACGATCACATAGAAGACGTCTTTGATTTGTTTCCAAAACTGGGGCAGAAAAATATTCATTATACGAATATTAAAGAAGGAATTTCGGCTTCAAGTGCTACTCAACGGGAAGCAGACCTCCTTGGTATCGCAACAGGTGAACCGTTGATTACTATTTCTCGAACAACGCTTGGAGGAGAATCGGTCCCGATTGAGTACAGCCAGACTAAATATCTTCCTTCTTATTTCGATTATCGAGTCGAAATTGGAAATTAA
- a CDS encoding M24 family metallopeptidase: MSKLSSIRHDKTQIDLVRIRQYRLGRVREQLKSLGYGGIVIFDPVNLRYATGSRNMQVFMLRNPARYVFIPTEGPVTLFDFPNCEHLSEGIETIDEVRPAITLSYVASGENLYDNAKEWAKEIADLMKQRAGENKKLAIDYVPSVGAIELAKQGIEVVDGQEPIEHARSIKNKQEIEAMKISVRTAEEGMIRMQQALEPGITENELWSYLHQTNIQQGGDYVETRLLSSGARTNPWFQECSDKVINDGELVSFDTDMNGPFGYFTDISRTFYCGDGEPTDEQKRLYQTAYEQIQYNTELLKPGMTFREYAEKSWRIPDEFFPNRYFTVAHGTGLSGEYPYIVYPQDFEEKGYDGVIQENMVLSVESYIGSPGGKEGVKLEEQLLVTEDGVENFSDFPFEQKLLR; encoded by the coding sequence ATGAGTAAGCTATCAAGTATCCGACATGATAAAACTCAAATAGATCTTGTACGTATACGCCAATATCGCTTGGGCCGTGTTAGAGAGCAGTTAAAATCTTTGGGGTACGGTGGAATTGTCATATTCGATCCTGTAAACCTACGCTACGCGACAGGAAGCAGGAACATGCAGGTGTTCATGCTGCGAAACCCAGCGCGTTATGTTTTTATTCCTACGGAGGGTCCAGTTACTTTATTTGATTTTCCGAATTGTGAGCACTTATCAGAAGGAATTGAAACCATTGATGAAGTGAGACCGGCTATCACTTTATCTTATGTCGCTTCAGGTGAAAACCTTTATGATAATGCTAAGGAATGGGCGAAGGAAATTGCAGATCTTATGAAACAACGTGCAGGAGAAAACAAAAAGCTCGCGATCGATTACGTACCTTCTGTCGGGGCGATCGAACTTGCCAAACAGGGAATCGAAGTAGTAGATGGTCAGGAGCCGATTGAGCATGCCCGAAGTATTAAAAATAAACAAGAAATTGAAGCAATGAAAATTTCCGTTCGAACAGCTGAAGAAGGCATGATTCGTATGCAGCAAGCGTTAGAGCCTGGAATTACAGAGAATGAGTTATGGTCCTATCTTCACCAAACAAATATCCAGCAAGGCGGCGATTATGTTGAAACAAGGCTGCTCAGTTCCGGGGCGCGTACAAATCCCTGGTTTCAGGAGTGCAGCGATAAAGTGATTAACGATGGAGAATTAGTTTCTTTTGATACAGATATGAATGGTCCCTTCGGTTATTTCACAGACATCAGCAGAACGTTCTATTGTGGAGATGGAGAGCCTACAGACGAGCAAAAACGTCTATACCAAACGGCATACGAACAGATTCAATATAATACTGAACTTCTAAAACCCGGAATGACTTTTCGGGAGTATGCGGAGAAGAGCTGGAGAATCCCGGATGAATTTTTCCCGAACCGTTATTTCACGGTCGCTCACGGTACAGGCTTGAGCGGAGAGTATCCTTATATTGTTTACCCTCAGGATTTTGAAGAAAAAGGCTATGATGGAGTTATTCAGGAGAACATGGTTCTATCTGTAGAGAGCTATATTGGTTCTCCAGGTGGAAAGGAAGGCGTCAAATTAGAGGAACAATTGCTTGTGACAGAAGACGGAGTCGAAAACTTTTCGGACTTCCCATTTGAACAAAAGCTTCTGAGATAA
- a CDS encoding uracil-DNA glycosylase: MQFPDYLMKEAERRMEPYDVEGFVLGHGDANGKVMLIGEAPGENEALEGKPFIGRAGKELDKQLEELGLKREDIYITSVVRSRPYKWVKTNKKNAGGIRKANRKPNQKEINAHASLLDYQIEKMKPEIILTLGGVAFERLTGRKDKISEIIGTVIDTPVMKVKDADKGIYEPSEETYRVIPLYHPASVFYNPKIKQTIDQSLEQVKQFLSN, encoded by the coding sequence ATGCAGTTTCCGGATTATCTGATGAAAGAGGCCGAAAGAAGAATGGAACCTTATGACGTGGAAGGTTTCGTTTTAGGACATGGAGATGCAAATGGAAAGGTCATGCTCATTGGGGAGGCTCCAGGGGAAAATGAAGCGTTAGAGGGGAAGCCTTTTATAGGTCGTGCAGGAAAAGAGCTTGATAAACAATTAGAGGAATTAGGATTGAAAAGAGAAGATATCTACATTACGAGTGTTGTGCGAAGTCGTCCTTATAAATGGGTGAAAACGAATAAGAAAAATGCTGGAGGAATAAGAAAGGCCAATCGAAAACCGAACCAAAAGGAGATCAATGCTCATGCTTCGCTTCTGGATTACCAAATTGAAAAGATGAAGCCTGAGATTATCCTTACGCTCGGTGGAGTGGCCTTCGAGAGGTTAACGGGGAGGAAAGACAAAATTAGTGAAATAATTGGCACAGTCATAGATACTCCCGTCATGAAAGTAAAAGACGCAGACAAGGGGATTTATGAACCTTCAGAAGAGACTTATCGCGTGATTCCGCTTTATCATCCCGCATCCGTATTTTATAACCCGAAAATTAAACAAACGATTGATCAGTCACTGGAACAAGTGAAACAATTTTTATCGAACTAA
- a CDS encoding methyltransferase family protein translates to MTIYEGVFLTITLVWLAEFVIFRNSPSAQGGRLEKKSFPIILVSVLSAVFVSLIMREWQVGIVFSKGLWWFGVLLYASGVFLRYWGILHLKEQFTRDVSVREGDRLVSTGPYKVLRHPLYTGLFFIILGFCLGVGNVWTALICGTILVFALLHRIHIEEAMLIEAHGERYKQWCQSRYRLVPFVY, encoded by the coding sequence ATGACAATCTACGAAGGAGTGTTTCTAACGATCACTCTAGTATGGTTAGCTGAATTCGTCATTTTCCGCAATTCACCCTCTGCCCAGGGAGGCCGCCTTGAGAAGAAGTCTTTTCCCATTATTCTTGTGTCGGTTCTGTCCGCTGTTTTTGTTTCGCTTATTATGCGTGAATGGCAGGTCGGAATCGTCTTTTCAAAAGGACTCTGGTGGTTTGGAGTGTTGCTTTATGCTAGTGGAGTTTTCTTGAGGTATTGGGGTATTCTTCATTTGAAAGAACAGTTTACGAGAGATGTCTCAGTCAGAGAAGGTGACCGTCTTGTGAGTACGGGGCCATATAAGGTACTGCGGCACCCCTTATATACAGGGTTATTTTTTATCATCCTAGGTTTCTGCCTGGGAGTTGGAAATGTATGGACCGCTCTGATTTGCGGCACAATCTTAGTCTTCGCCTTGCTGCATAGAATTCACATAGAAGAAGCGATGCTGATTGAAGCTCATGGAGAGAGGTATAAACAGTGGTGTCAGTCGAGGTATAGGCTGGTCCCGTTTGTCTATTAA
- a CDS encoding anti-sigma factor — MMRNECDLLIDYYNDQLSEKEKKEFENHLETCADCRRELEELQMLTADLPFASEPVDPPEDLKDRVLGNVFSEASPSATEDEADEFPSENETNSIVDFDKIKQDKEEKPIRKKPVWLIRGLVAALVLSIAGNLYALVIDNEEATPEPDPPDAPEEGTDQVMKRVQLQGEGNGATASAALIQQKSGDILTLQAEQLEQLEGDEVYQVWLIQGEKPFRAGTFVANKNGEGAVSYSLDKLPEDTNWDAVAISKEPDATSETPRGEVILSSEL; from the coding sequence ATGATGCGTAACGAATGTGATCTGTTAATCGATTATTATAATGATCAATTAAGTGAGAAAGAGAAAAAGGAATTTGAAAACCACTTAGAAACGTGCGCGGATTGCAGAAGAGAGCTGGAAGAGTTGCAAATGCTGACAGCTGATTTGCCTTTCGCTTCTGAGCCGGTAGACCCTCCTGAGGATTTGAAAGACCGAGTGTTAGGAAATGTATTTTCCGAGGCATCACCGAGCGCCACGGAAGATGAGGCTGATGAGTTTCCATCTGAAAATGAAACGAATAGCATCGTAGATTTTGATAAGATAAAACAAGATAAAGAAGAAAAACCCATACGTAAGAAACCGGTATGGTTAATACGTGGCCTTGTGGCAGCATTGGTGTTGTCCATTGCCGGAAACTTATATGCCCTGGTTATCGACAATGAGGAAGCGACCCCTGAACCGGATCCGCCTGATGCGCCTGAAGAAGGAACCGACCAGGTGATGAAAAGAGTGCAGCTTCAAGGGGAAGGAAATGGGGCAACGGCTTCTGCTGCCCTTATTCAGCAAAAATCGGGTGATATCCTTACGCTGCAAGCCGAACAGCTTGAGCAGCTAGAAGGAGATGAGGTTTATCAGGTATGGTTGATCCAAGGCGAAAAACCGTTTCGTGCAGGCACATTTGTCGCCAACAAAAACGGAGAAGGTGCGGTCTCTTATTCCTTAGATAAATTGCCGGAAGACACCAATTGGGATGCTGTTGCCATATCTAAAGAACCAGACGCGACGAGTGAAACTCCTCGAGGAGAAGTCATCTTAAGTTCAGAATTATAA
- a CDS encoding RNA polymerase sigma factor has product MSNRDHELYLRLFDGDKQALELLYDKYEKLLYSFVIKLSGDQTLAEEVLQEVFIKIWTHKATYDESKGKFSSWIVTITRYTAIDLIRKYKKHNVALKEETDVPEEETETTEDIVEWKEQGEQIRIAVKYLSEEQKQMVDLFYFKGLSQREIAEQTSIPLGTVKGRIRLALKHLKKQLSSQKGGVHDA; this is encoded by the coding sequence ATGAGCAATCGTGATCATGAGCTCTATCTACGGTTGTTTGATGGGGATAAGCAGGCACTTGAATTGTTATATGATAAATATGAAAAGCTGCTTTATTCATTCGTCATTAAATTATCCGGAGATCAGACGTTAGCTGAAGAAGTATTACAAGAAGTTTTTATTAAAATTTGGACACACAAAGCGACGTACGATGAGTCTAAAGGTAAATTCTCATCGTGGATTGTCACCATCACAAGATATACAGCCATTGATCTTATCCGCAAATATAAAAAGCACAATGTTGCTCTTAAAGAAGAAACGGATGTTCCAGAAGAAGAGACAGAGACAACAGAAGACATCGTTGAGTGGAAAGAACAAGGGGAGCAAATTCGCATAGCAGTGAAATACTTATCAGAAGAACAAAAACAAATGGTGGATTTATTTTATTTTAAAGGACTAAGCCAAAGAGAGATAGCGGAACAAACCAGTATACCACTGGGGACGGTTAAAGGTCGAATACGACTCGCCTTAAAACATTTAAAGAAACAATTATCATCCCAGAAAGGAGGGGTGCATGATGCGTAA
- a CDS encoding copper amine oxidase yields MNFKKALLVVPMSASLLLPTSLDVVNAEEHKMPQTQTEAVELRSQLDNLFSEHAYLAVETMRKGAEGAADFEQAAAALSANTEDLTAAIESVYGEGAGKQFNEMWSSHIGYFVDYVKATGNEDEEAKEMALDELNQYRQDFSKFISDATGNRLKADALAEGLQMHVNQLIRAFDAYVAGNYEEAYMKEREAIEHMYGVSKGMSSAIVNQFPDKFNNTKAVTPAADLRSNLNHLLSEHVGLATMAMQNGLDGSEDFEASAKALSNNTEDLTKAITSIFGEEAGSQFNDIWTQHINDFVSYVKATANEDETKQEEAMKALEDYRETFAKFLEQGTKGELTAEKLAPSLQQHADYVFNTFDQYAVEDYEKTYMTLRDSYAHMFGASKALSTGIVAAYPDKFMSEEMPEEMPDTGLGGTASDHNIWLYASILAAIAATGIFLRRQSKQQQ; encoded by the coding sequence ATGAATTTCAAAAAAGCGTTACTAGTTGTCCCTATGAGTGCGAGTTTATTGCTGCCAACGTCTTTGGATGTCGTGAACGCGGAAGAGCATAAAATGCCTCAAACACAAACGGAGGCAGTAGAATTACGATCTCAGCTAGATAACTTATTTAGTGAGCATGCCTACCTGGCTGTTGAAACCATGAGAAAAGGGGCAGAAGGTGCTGCTGATTTTGAACAAGCAGCTGCCGCTCTTTCTGCTAATACAGAAGATTTAACTGCTGCCATAGAATCGGTTTATGGGGAAGGAGCAGGGAAACAATTTAACGAAATGTGGTCTTCTCATATTGGATACTTTGTAGATTATGTAAAAGCGACAGGAAATGAAGATGAAGAAGCAAAAGAAATGGCGCTGGATGAATTGAACCAATACCGTCAGGACTTCTCTAAATTTATCTCTGACGCAACTGGAAATCGTTTGAAAGCGGATGCTCTAGCTGAAGGTTTACAAATGCACGTCAACCAGCTCATTCGTGCTTTTGATGCTTATGTAGCGGGGAACTATGAAGAAGCTTATATGAAAGAACGCGAAGCAATTGAACATATGTATGGTGTAAGTAAAGGGATGTCCAGTGCAATCGTTAATCAATTCCCAGACAAATTCAACAACACAAAAGCTGTCACCCCAGCAGCCGATCTTCGTTCTAATCTGAACCACCTTCTGAGTGAACATGTTGGACTAGCTACAATGGCGATGCAAAATGGACTGGACGGATCTGAAGATTTTGAAGCGTCCGCTAAAGCTCTGTCGAATAACACAGAAGACCTAACTAAGGCGATTACATCCATCTTTGGTGAAGAAGCCGGTTCCCAATTCAATGACATTTGGACCCAGCACATCAATGACTTCGTTTCTTATGTAAAAGCTACTGCTAATGAAGATGAAACGAAGCAAGAAGAAGCGATGAAAGCTCTGGAAGATTATCGAGAAACTTTCGCTAAATTCCTGGAGCAAGGTACAAAAGGAGAGCTAACTGCTGAGAAGCTAGCACCTAGTCTTCAACAGCATGCGGATTACGTTTTCAATACGTTTGACCAATATGCAGTAGAAGACTATGAAAAAACCTATATGACGTTAAGAGATTCTTATGCTCACATGTTTGGAGCTTCTAAAGCCCTTTCTACTGGAATTGTAGCCGCATACCCTGATAAATTCATGAGTGAAGAAATGCCGGAAGAAATGCCTGATACAGGCTTGGGTGGAACGGCATCAGATCACAACATCTGGTTGTATGCCTCCATTCTTGCAGCCATTGCAGCCACGGGAATCTTCCTGCGTAGACAATCGAAACAGCAGCAGTAA